A genomic stretch from Coffea arabica cultivar ET-39 chromosome 10c, Coffea Arabica ET-39 HiFi, whole genome shotgun sequence includes:
- the LOC113713713 gene encoding uncharacterized protein, which translates to MGAPSMMGFFFSLVFVILHFQIAQQATVVVDGVSEWRNPTVQIGDSVIFQHKYHYNLYIFQNHEAFSLCNFKQATLLTKSNSTSYTWHPSRKGFFYFSFNNGSNKACQEGQKFAVQVTLSAPPVNQASSPPDLSPMAAPPRSSGGVVASSPAFPWPFRPRDVTSPSPAPSEMFPATSPMVPDKS; encoded by the exons ATGGGAGCTCCATCCATGATGGGATTTTTCTTCAGtcttgtttttgtgattctacATTTCCAAATTGCTCAACAGGCAACAGTTGTAGTTGATGGTGTCTCAGAATGGAGAAATCCTACTGTTCAAATTGGAGACTCTGTCA TTTTTCAGCACAAGTATCACTACAACCTCTACATTTTCCAGAATCATGAAGCCTTCAGTCTCTGCAACTTCAAGCAAGCCACTCTTCTCACCAAATCCAATTCCACTTCGTACACA TGGCACCCTTCAAGAAAAGGTTTCTTCTACTTCTCATTCAACAATGGCTCTAACAAAGCATGTCAAGAAGGCCAAAAATTTGCTGTTCAGGTCACTTTGTCAGCCCCGCCTGTAAATCAGGCCTCATCACCACCTGATCTGTCCCCAATGGCGGCGCCACCCCGAAGTTCTGGTGGCGTCGTGGCGTCTTCTCCAGCATTTCCTTGGCCTTTTAGGCCTAGAGATGTCACTTCACCTAGTCCTGCACCAAGTGAAATGTTTCCTGCCACCAGCCCCATGGTGCCTGATAAAAGTTGA
- the LOC113713712 gene encoding uncharacterized protein, with the protein MDLELGLKLRRVADEFCLADFQFYKDRTGPVFISTETDSKFFLTAHLKGHRKQNIKIEINEDGTRIIISGEMEIQETVMVEWRLYRKETEIRRFRKAFKIPDGVILDKIKAKYNADECILTISMPKKDKGIRGFDIEEVQEQELAREGSETLEIVPDEVPKQEDEMQAKDQEAEAEHAEGSGLAEEEYSEVPEIATSEEPKEAGFDVAPPEETQVAEVHDMKKEEMKEHQLDQNERLKRPSEDHEGTVEEAKSSPDVANGEGSGKSPASHLATGETSQRESVMQAQELEKEEKSQGVEGDMERKHEQPEPLTEVIDQNHHKRDQVDGKESGTQEAEEEEESALVKPPDEVQEDRPSRIEKHRGRCKMCAPILAGSALLLSLVVFVIQFIRKKSHQGKRKE; encoded by the exons ATGGATCTTGAATTGGGACTTAAGCTTAGAAGAGTTGCAGATGAATTTTGCTTAGCTGATTTTCAATTTTACAAGGATCGTACTGGTCCTGTTTTCATTTCTACAGAAACAGATAGTAAGTTCTTCCTCACTGCCCATCTCAAAG ggCATAGGAAACAGAATATTAAGATTGAGATCAATGAGGACGGGACTCGAATAATAATAAGTGGTGAAATGGAAATTCAGGAGACTGTAATGGTGGAATGGAGATTGTACAGAAAAGAAACAGAAATTAGGAGATTCAGGAAGGCTTTCAAGATCCCTGATGGGGTGATCTTGGATAAAATCAAAGCAAAGTATAATGCGGATGAATGCATATTGACTATTTCAATGCCGAAGAAAGATAAGGGAATTCGAGGGTTCGACATTGAGGAGGTGCAGGAACAGGAGCTTGCTAGAGAGGGGTCAGAAACTTTGGAGATAGTGCCTGATGAGGTCCCTAAACAAGAAGATGAGATGCAAGCAAAAGATCAAGAAGCAGAGGCAGAACATGCCGAGGGAAGTGGCTTAGCAGAAGAAGAATATTCAGAAGTTCCTGAAATTGCAACCAGTGAAGAACCTAAAGAAGCTGGCTTCGATGTTGCACCGCCTGAAGAAACTCAGGTGGCGGAGGTTCATGATATGAAGAAAGAGGAAATGAAAGAACATCAACTAGACCAGAATGAAAGGCTGAAGAGGCCGTCAGAAGATCATGAAGGAACAGTTGAGGAAGCGAAAAGTTCTCCAGATGTAGCGAATGGAGAAGGAAGTGGTAAATCCCCTGCAAGCCATCTCGCCACGGGCGAAACATCTCAAAGGGAAAGTGTGATGCAGGCGCAAGAGttggaaaaggaagaaaaaagccAAGGTGTTGAAGGAGATATGGAAAGAAAACATGAACAGCCTGAGCCTTTGACTGAAGTCATCGACCAAAATCACCATAAACGTGATCAAGTTGATGGAAAAGAAAGTGGCACTCaagaagcagaagaagaagaagaatccgCTTTAGTTAAACCTCCTGATGAGGTTCAAGAAGATAGGCCATCAAGGATTGAGAAGCACAGGGGAAGATGCAAAATGTGTGCTCCTATTCTTGCAGGATCTGCCTTACTATTGTCCCTTGTAGTGTTTGTCATTCAATTCATAAGAAAAAAAAGCCATcaagggaaaaggaaagaatag